Below is a window of Georgenia soli DNA.
CCAGCTGGACGACGACACCCACCCAGCCGGCGGTGACAATCACGGAGGCGACGATCTCGGGCACAGGTCAATCGTGACGACCTCGCCCATAAAGATCAATCGAATGATTCGGCATCCGGTATACAGTTCTGCTTCATGGAGATCGACCCACGCAGGCTTGGTTTTCTCTTGGCCGTGAGCAGGTCAGGAGGAGTCCTGGCGGCGGCCGACACGTTGCACGTGAGCCCGTCTGCCGTGTCCCAGCAAATAGCGCGTCTGGAGGCGGAAGCAGGCGTCAAGGTGCTCGACCGCCAGCCCTCCGGGGCCACGCTCACCGCGGCCGGCCGGGTCCTCGCGGACACCGCGGAACGGATCGAGTCGGAGCTGGGGGAGACCCGCCGCTCGCTGGCGGCGCTCGAGGGAGACGTCTCGGGCGTCGTCGTCGTCGGCGCCTTCCAGACGGCGATCCGCGCGGTGCTCGTGCCCCTGCTCGAGGGCCTCGAGCAGAGCCTGCCCGGCGTGGAGCTCGTGGTCCACGAGGTGGCCGAGGAGCACGGTCGTCGCGCGCTGCGCCGCGGGGAGCTGGACCTGCTGGTGATCGAGCACGACGTCTCGACCCCGACCCCGGCGCCGTCGGGCACGCGTGACGTGCCGTTCCTGGACGAGCCGTGGGTCGTCGCGCTGCCCGCCACGGACCCCGAACCGACCGGGCTGCTCGAGCTCGTCGGGCGCACCTGGCTGGCCCCGGAACCGCGCGGTGCGGCCGACCGGGCGCTGGCGCGGCTGGCGGCGGAGATGTCCTTCACGCCGCGCACGGCCCACCGGTACCTCGACTTCGACGTGGCCCTGGCCATGGTGGCCGCCGGACTGGGCATCGCGCTGCTGCCCGAGCTGGCGATGCGCCGCCAGCTGCCGGAGAACGTGCAGTGGGCCGCGCTGCCGGGCCTCGGCACGCGTCGTCTCTTCGTGCGCCACCGTGACACCCGCACTGAGCCCAGGGCCGCGACGCTGGCCGTGCTCGAGCAGATGGTGGCCGTCGCCGCAGCCCTCGAGCCGCTGTGAGCGCCGCGGGCGCGCGTCCGCCGGCCGTGGAGGCGCCGGATAGCCTCGGGCCATGTCGCCGACCGGACGGGCCCGCACCGGAGTCATGCTGCCCCGGGACCTCGAGACCTCGTCCGTGCTCGAGTACGCCGTCCGCGCCGAGGAGCTCGGGTTCGACGAGCTGTGGGTCGTGGAGGACCTCGGGTTCCGCGGCGGGGTCGCCCAGGCGGCGGCCCTCCTCGGGGCGACGCGCACCATCCGCGTCGGCATCGGGATCCTGCCCGCGGGCGCGCGCAACGCCGCGTTCGCTGCGATGGAGGCGGCCACGCTGGCCCAGCTGTTCCCCGGCCGCGTCGACGTCGGCGTCGGTCACGGCATGCCCGGCTGGATGCGGGCGGTCGGCGCCTGGCCGCCCCGGCCGCTGCGCCACCTCGAGGAGCACGTGACCGCGGTTCGAGATCTGCTGCACGGCCGCGCCGCTGCTCTCGGCGGACCCGAGGACAGAGGGGCGACGGGCGTCGCCCTCGAGCCGAGCGCCGTGCCCGCCGTCGTCCCGGACCTGCTCCTCGGCGTGCGGGGCCCGCGCTCGCTCGCCCTCTCGGGCCGCGTCGCCGACGGCACGATCCTGGCCGAGCCCTGCACCCCCGAGTACGTGGCCGCCGCCCGCCGGCAGATCGCCGCGACCCGCCCGCACCGCCTGGTCGCCTACAACGTGGCCAGCGTCGGCCCGGACCCCCGGCAGGCGCTCGCCGCGGCGCGGCCGGCGCTGCGCTGGATCGGTGAGCCCGACTGGGCGCCCCACCTCGCTCCGCTCGACCTCGCCGAGGAGCTGGCACAGCTGCGGGCCCGGAGCGCCGGCCCCGAGGATTTCGCCCGCGCACTGCCGGACGAGTGGGTCGCGCGGCTGGCGCTCGCCGGGACGCCGCGGCAGGTCCGCGCGCGCATGGACGACCTGGCCGGGGCCGGGGTGACGAGCAACGTGCTCGTGCCTGTCGCCGCGGATCCCCTGGCGGCCCTGGAGGCGCTGTCGGACGTCCTGTGACACGGCGGCGCCGTGCCACGATGGGCGCGTGACGTTCCCGGCGAGTGCCCGACCCCGCGCCTCGTTCGTCCTTCTCCTCGGTGCCATGGCCGCGCTGCCGGCAGTCACCACGGACCTGTACCTTCCCTCGCTCCCCGTCGTCGCGGAGGACCTGAGCTCCGGCCCGGCCCTCGTCCAGGCCACCATCACCGGGGTGCTCATCGGCGGGGCGATCGGCCAGCTGCTCATCGGCCCGCTGTCCGACCGTTACGGCCGGCGCCGCCCGGTGATGATCGGCGTCTCGCTGCACGTCGTCGCCTCCGTGCTGTGCGCGCTCACCCCGGGGATCTGGCCGCTGATCGTGCTGCGGGTGATCCAGGGCATCGGCAACGCCGCCGCCACGGTCACCGCCATGGCCGTCATCCGCGACCGGTACAGCGGCGCCGGGGCGTCGGTGCTGATGTCGCGTCTCATGCTCGTGATCGGCGTCGCGCCGCTGCTGGCGCCCACCGTCGGCGGCCTCATCGCCGGCTGGTGGGGCTGGCGCGCCACGTTCGTCGTCCTCGCCCTCGTGGGGCTGGTGCTCATCCCCGTCATGGCGCGATTCCTCCCCGAGACCCTGCCGCCCGCCGCGCGCCGGCGTGAGCCCCTGGGAGCCACCTTCGCCGGCTACGGTCAGCTCCTGCGCGACGGGCACTTCATGGCCCTGGCCGTGCTGCCCGGCCTCGGGCTGGCGGCGCTGATGAGCTACGTGGCCGGCTCGCCGTTCGTGCTGCAGGAGGGCTACGGGCTCAGCGAGACCGAGTTCGCGCTCCTGTTCGCCCTGAACGGGGCGGGGCTCGTGCTCGGTTCCCAGCTGAACGCCTCGCTCGTGAAGCGCTTCGAGCCGACCGCCGTGCTCGGCGTGGCGATCCCGCTCGCCGCCACGCTCGGAGTCGTCCTCCTCGCCCTCGTGGCGACCGGGACCGGCGGCCTCCTGGGACTGATCGTGCCGCTCTGGCTCCTGCTGAGCGTGAACTCCCTCGTCCTGCCGAACGCCACCGCGCTGGCCCTGACCCTGCACGGCGAACGGGCCGGCACGGCCGCCGCGCTGATCGGCGCGCTGCAGGCGGGCGTGGCCGGGGTCGTCTCACCCGTCGTCGGCCTGCTCGGGGGCGACGACGTCGCGATGGCCACCGTGATCCTCGGCGCCGTGAGCGCCAGCCTGGTGATCTTCCTCGCCGCGGGGCGCACTCGCGGTCCCCGGGCGGCGTAGGTCCCGCGGGCGCGGCAGGACCCGCGGGGCGGCACGGCGCCCCCGGGCGGGGGTGGTCGGCGCAGGGGCGCCCCGCGCGCGGTCGGCCGATCGCGTAACCTTGCCGTTCGTGGCCACCGACTTCAGCAGCGAGATCCAGCACCTGCGCACGACGTTCGAGTCCATCCGCGCGGTGACGGACCCGGACGCCCTGCGCGCCCAGATCGCGGAGCTGTCGGAGAAGGCCTCCGCCCCGGACCTGTGGGACGACCCCGACGCCGCCCAGGTGGTCACCTCGAACCTCTCCCACGCCCAGGCGGAGCTCAACCGCGTGGAGAAGATGGGCGAGCGCATCGAGGACCTCCAGGCCCTCGTCGAGCTGGGCCAGGAGGAGGAGGGCGCCGACGCCGACGCGTTCCTCACCGACGCCGAGGCCGAGCTCACCGCGATCCGTCGGGACCTCGAGAACCTCGAGGTGCGCACCCTCCTCTCCGGCGAGTACGACTCCCGCGAGGCCGTGATCACCATCCGCGCCGGCGCGGGCGGGGTGGACGCCGCCGACTTCGCCGAGATGCTCATGCGCATGTACCTGCGCTGGGCCGAGCGTCACGGGTACGCGACGAACGTCCTCGACACCTCCTACGCGGAGGAGGCGGGCCTGAAGTCGGTGACGTTCGAGGTCAAGGCGCCCTACGCGTACGGCACCCTCTCCGTGGAGGCCGGCACGCACCGCCTCGTGCGCATCTCCCCGTTCGACAACCAGGGCCGCCGGCAGACGTCCTTCGCCGCCGTCGAGGTCATCCCGCTCATCGAGCAGACCGACAGCATCGAGATCCCGGAGAACGAGATCAAGGTCGACGTGTTCCGCTCCTCCGGACCCGGCGGGCAGTCCGTCAACACCACCGACTCCGCCGTCCGCATGACCCACATCCCCACCGGGATCGTCGTGTCGATGCAGAACGAGAAGTCCCAGATCCAGAACCGTGCCGCCGCGCTGCGCGTGCTGCAGTCCCGCCTCCTGCTGGTCCGCCAGGAGGAGGAGAACGCCGCCAAGAAGGCGCTCGCCGGCGACGTCAAGGGCGCCTGGGGCGACCAGATGCGCTCGTACGTGCTGCAGCCGTACCAGATGGTCAAGGACCTGCGCACCGAGCACGAGTCCGGGAACCCCTCCGCGGTGTTCGACGGCGAGATCGACGACTTCATCGACGCCGGGATCCGCTGGCGCAAGAGCGTCCCCGCCGCCTGACGCGGCGCGTGCTCGCCGCCTGACGCGGCGCGTGCCCGCCGCCTGACGCGGGCGCTCCCCGACGGGTTGGGGGCCTCGCTGCGTCGTCGGGACGTGAGATGCGGCTCGCAGGTGCGCCGGCGCCCCCGCGGCGTGTCTGCCACGGCGCCCGGCCGGGCGGTGCCTAGTCTGCCTGGAGGCCAGCAGCTGTTCCTCCCACTGTCGAGACTGGCCGCCATGCACCTGTGATCAGATTTGAGAACGTCTCCAAGGTCTACGCGCGGGGCGCCCGCCCGGCGCTGGACCAGGTGAGCCTGGAGATCGAGCGCGGCGAGTTCGTCTTCCTCGTCGGTTCCTCGGGCTCCGGCAAGTCCACCTTCCTCAACCTCGTCCTGCGGCAGGAGCGCCCCACGTCCGGGCAGATCCACGCGCTGGGCAAGGACCTCGCCCAGATCTCGCGGTGGAAGGTGCCCCACCTGCGCCGGCAGATCGGTACGGTCTTCCAGGACTTCCGTCTGCTCTCGAACAAGTCGGTCTTCGAGAACGTGGCGATCGCCCCGCAGGTGATCGGCAAGCCGCGCCACCACATCCTCAGCGCCGTGCCCGAGGTGCTCGAGCTGGTCGGTCTGGACGGCAAGGAGAAGCGCCTGCCGCACGAGCTCTCCGGCGGTGAGCAGCAGCGCGTGGCCATCGCCCGGGCCATGGTCAACCGGCCGGCCGTCCTGCTCGCCGACGAGCCCACCGGCAACCTCGACCCCACGACCTCGATCGGAATCATGCGCCT
It encodes the following:
- a CDS encoding LysR family transcriptional regulator; translated protein: MEIDPRRLGFLLAVSRSGGVLAAADTLHVSPSAVSQQIARLEAEAGVKVLDRQPSGATLTAAGRVLADTAERIESELGETRRSLAALEGDVSGVVVVGAFQTAIRAVLVPLLEGLEQSLPGVELVVHEVAEEHGRRALRRGELDLLVIEHDVSTPTPAPSGTRDVPFLDEPWVVALPATDPEPTGLLELVGRTWLAPEPRGAADRALARLAAEMSFTPRTAHRYLDFDVALAMVAAGLGIALLPELAMRRQLPENVQWAALPGLGTRRLFVRHRDTRTEPRAATLAVLEQMVAVAAALEPL
- a CDS encoding LLM class flavin-dependent oxidoreductase, which translates into the protein MSPTGRARTGVMLPRDLETSSVLEYAVRAEELGFDELWVVEDLGFRGGVAQAAALLGATRTIRVGIGILPAGARNAAFAAMEAATLAQLFPGRVDVGVGHGMPGWMRAVGAWPPRPLRHLEEHVTAVRDLLHGRAAALGGPEDRGATGVALEPSAVPAVVPDLLLGVRGPRSLALSGRVADGTILAEPCTPEYVAAARRQIAATRPHRLVAYNVASVGPDPRQALAAARPALRWIGEPDWAPHLAPLDLAEELAQLRARSAGPEDFARALPDEWVARLALAGTPRQVRARMDDLAGAGVTSNVLVPVAADPLAALEALSDVL
- a CDS encoding multidrug effflux MFS transporter, whose product is MTFPASARPRASFVLLLGAMAALPAVTTDLYLPSLPVVAEDLSSGPALVQATITGVLIGGAIGQLLIGPLSDRYGRRRPVMIGVSLHVVASVLCALTPGIWPLIVLRVIQGIGNAAATVTAMAVIRDRYSGAGASVLMSRLMLVIGVAPLLAPTVGGLIAGWWGWRATFVVLALVGLVLIPVMARFLPETLPPAARRREPLGATFAGYGQLLRDGHFMALAVLPGLGLAALMSYVAGSPFVLQEGYGLSETEFALLFALNGAGLVLGSQLNASLVKRFEPTAVLGVAIPLAATLGVVLLALVATGTGGLLGLIVPLWLLLSVNSLVLPNATALALTLHGERAGTAAALIGALQAGVAGVVSPVVGLLGGDDVAMATVILGAVSASLVIFLAAGRTRGPRAA
- the prfB gene encoding peptide chain release factor 2, whose amino-acid sequence is MATDFSSEIQHLRTTFESIRAVTDPDALRAQIAELSEKASAPDLWDDPDAAQVVTSNLSHAQAELNRVEKMGERIEDLQALVELGQEEEGADADAFLTDAEAELTAIRRDLENLEVRTLLSGEYDSREAVITIRAGAGGVDAADFAEMLMRMYLRWAERHGYATNVLDTSYAEEAGLKSVTFEVKAPYAYGTLSVEAGTHRLVRISPFDNQGRRQTSFAAVEVIPLIEQTDSIEIPENEIKVDVFRSSGPGGQSVNTTDSAVRMTHIPTGIVVSMQNEKSQIQNRAAALRVLQSRLLLVRQEEENAAKKALAGDVKGAWGDQMRSYVLQPYQMVKDLRTEHESGNPSAVFDGEIDDFIDAGIRWRKSVPAA
- the ftsE gene encoding cell division ATP-binding protein FtsE, yielding MIRFENVSKVYARGARPALDQVSLEIERGEFVFLVGSSGSGKSTFLNLVLRQERPTSGQIHALGKDLAQISRWKVPHLRRQIGTVFQDFRLLSNKSVFENVAIAPQVIGKPRHHILSAVPEVLELVGLDGKEKRLPHELSGGEQQRVAIARAMVNRPAVLLADEPTGNLDPTTSIGIMRLLDRINRTGTTIVMATHDDEIVDQMRKRVVELSDGVMVRDQSRGVYGASR